The Micromonospora sp. NBC_00421 genome contains a region encoding:
- a CDS encoding low temperature requirement protein A, with protein sequence MAIPRAFTSTGVAFAVAYVAAQVSRPGLLLLALGRHEYRRIKLRMLITYCATGVLWLTGAFLPTTARVVLWASALGVEYLAARFGWPVPGLGRSTASRWDVAGEHLAERYQQFFLVALGETILVGGLAYSTGPFDPARTGAFAVALLTSVLLWRIYVQRAGQILAEAVVRSRHPSNTGRSAADTHLVMVVGLVGTAIGYELTIEHPLAVPEDAWVVMVVGGPGLFLLGRARFEYEVFGRVSPSRWIAVGVLVVLLPLLLHVPPLGSATDFAHDRVAIMDTTRR encoded by the coding sequence GTGGCCATCCCCCGCGCGTTCACCTCCACCGGGGTCGCCTTCGCGGTGGCGTACGTGGCGGCGCAGGTGTCCCGCCCGGGGCTGCTGCTACTGGCCCTCGGCCGGCACGAGTACCGGCGGATCAAGCTGCGCATGCTGATCACCTACTGTGCCACCGGGGTGCTCTGGCTGACCGGCGCGTTCCTGCCCACCACCGCCCGGGTGGTGCTCTGGGCGTCGGCGCTGGGCGTCGAATACCTGGCCGCCCGGTTCGGGTGGCCGGTGCCGGGGCTCGGCCGGTCGACGGCGAGCCGCTGGGACGTCGCCGGGGAACACCTGGCCGAGCGGTACCAGCAGTTCTTCCTGGTCGCCTTGGGCGAGACGATCCTGGTGGGCGGGTTGGCGTACAGCACGGGACCGTTCGACCCGGCCCGTACCGGCGCGTTCGCGGTGGCGTTGCTGACCTCGGTGCTGCTGTGGCGGATCTACGTGCAGCGGGCCGGGCAGATCCTCGCCGAGGCGGTGGTGCGGTCGAGGCACCCGTCGAACACCGGCCGGTCGGCGGCCGACACCCACCTGGTGATGGTGGTGGGGCTGGTCGGCACGGCGATCGGCTACGAGTTGACCATCGAGCACCCGCTCGCCGTCCCCGAGGATGCCTGGGTGGTGATGGTGGTGGGTGGGCCGGGGCTCTTCCTGCTCGGCCGGGCCCGGTTCGAGTACGAGGTGTTCGGCCGGGTGTCGCCGTCCCGGTGGATCGCCGTGGGCGTCCTGGTGGTGCTGCTTCCACTGCTGTTGCACGTACCGCCGCTGGGCTCCGCCACCGACTTCGCCCATGATCGGGTAGCGATTATGGACACGACACGCCGATGA
- a CDS encoding SDR family oxidoreductase, translating to MNLTDRVVVITGGAGGIGSALARRFAAEGAAAVVLADLDAAATAAVAEAVGPVARGVAVDAADEGQVRDLVADTERRYGRIDLFCANAGVATGVGIEAPDADWDRAWRVNVLAHVYAARAVLPGMLARGGGYLMHTCSAAGVLTAVGDAPYTATKHAAVGLAEWLAITYRDQGIRVSALCPQGVDTPMLADGLATGHLAARVIAASGAVLTGDQVADAAVAGLAEERFLILPHPEVAGYALRRAEDPDGWQAGLRKLVRRLRAASPPSPSP from the coding sequence ATGAACCTGACCGACCGGGTGGTGGTGATCACCGGAGGAGCCGGTGGCATCGGGTCGGCGCTGGCCCGCCGCTTCGCCGCCGAGGGTGCCGCCGCCGTCGTCCTGGCCGACCTGGACGCCGCGGCGACCGCCGCGGTGGCCGAGGCCGTCGGCCCGGTCGCCCGGGGGGTCGCCGTCGACGCCGCCGACGAGGGCCAGGTCCGCGACCTGGTGGCCGACACCGAGCGACGGTACGGCCGGATCGACCTGTTCTGCGCCAACGCGGGCGTGGCCACCGGCGTCGGCATCGAGGCCCCCGACGCCGACTGGGACCGGGCCTGGCGGGTCAACGTGCTGGCCCACGTGTACGCCGCCCGCGCCGTGCTGCCCGGAATGCTGGCCCGGGGCGGCGGCTACCTGATGCACACCTGCTCGGCGGCCGGGGTGCTGACCGCGGTCGGCGACGCCCCGTACACCGCCACCAAGCACGCGGCGGTCGGGTTGGCCGAGTGGCTGGCGATCACCTACCGGGACCAGGGCATCCGGGTCAGCGCGCTCTGCCCGCAGGGGGTGGACACCCCGATGCTCGCCGACGGGCTCGCCACCGGCCACCTGGCCGCCCGGGTGATCGCCGCCTCCGGCGCGGTGCTCACCGGCGACCAGGTGGCCGACGCGGCGGTGGCCGGGCTGGCCGAGGAGCGCTTCCTCATCCTGCCCCACCCGGAGGTCGCCGGGTACGCGCTACGCCGCGCCGAGGACCCGGACGGGTGGCAGGCCGGCCTGCGCAAACTGGTCCGCCGGCTGCGCGCCGCCAGCCCGCCGTCGCCCTCCCCGTAG
- a CDS encoding DUF3488 and transglutaminase-like domain-containing protein: MVTVTDPHDGPGRRPRPEADSGGPAGDGPERAEADGSGPAEAGWNRATGRIAGRVLRAAVVPTALVAAIGLTGVVLGRVYAGDLLTRLVCGAALGAVLVSVAARRLPSWLVAPLSVAAMLGWTAWSVRLAAAHAGLPGSFLDVAADAAGNAVPRLLTAMIPVEPAPDTVLLPVVAAWLAGLGGAEVALRAGRVLLGFLPASALYAGGVYVVGPNAAPATGVSVAFAGLVAVALVGARAPGPDPTAGLAPAVRATVRVRAAAVTAAGVAVVVGAAALLGPVLAGLVDERPVDPRRYVPPPRVESLDENPLIRISGWALDPQRKLLDVSTRPSTDGPTTIRLAVLSDYDGVTWRVGATYRTAGRVLPVGEPGSGTVDTVRQEITVAGLTGRLLPAVATPRSVDGARVAYDPESGTLIRPEGLVPGLAYTVTSARERPDSNLLGTADVPAGAEVARVLRVADGTPEPMRRLAAQLAEENGAPYARAAAVEQFLAEHYRLVADAPSGHAYPNLEFFLFGPRNGGGQRGTSEQFAAAFAVLGRLVGLPTRVVVGFTSRGDGPVRAADAYAWPEVLFAGVGWVPFDPLPRPDSAPRPVEEDFRPAPQSPPPSEVPEPTLTPPTTPPAAAGPVRNGDGRDGSTPALVVGGVGVLLLAGMTVGALVGRRRAQTRARLTRGDPATRVFGAWRHVTDALRLSGRPVGGQLSATEVAEQARRALAEDSGRAGDSGRAGDEVPLTELAGLLNQAAFAPGTLTDAQADRARGIAEGYAAALRAARPRWRRLLWSVRPGPLRWPR; encoded by the coding sequence ATGGTGACGGTGACCGACCCGCACGACGGGCCCGGCCGCCGGCCCCGACCGGAGGCCGACAGCGGTGGTCCGGCCGGCGACGGACCGGAACGGGCGGAGGCCGACGGTAGTGGTCCGGCCGAAGCGGGGTGGAACCGGGCGACGGGCCGGATCGCCGGGCGGGTGCTGCGGGCCGCCGTGGTGCCGACGGCGCTTGTCGCCGCCATCGGTCTGACCGGGGTGGTGCTCGGCCGGGTGTACGCCGGCGACCTGCTGACCCGGCTGGTGTGCGGTGCGGCCCTGGGCGCGGTGCTGGTCAGCGTGGCGGCCCGCCGGTTGCCGTCCTGGCTGGTGGCGCCGCTGTCGGTGGCCGCCATGCTCGGGTGGACGGCCTGGTCGGTGCGGCTCGCCGCCGCCCACGCCGGACTGCCGGGCAGCTTCCTCGACGTGGCCGCCGACGCCGCCGGCAACGCGGTACCCCGACTGCTCACCGCGATGATCCCGGTCGAGCCGGCACCGGACACGGTGCTGCTGCCGGTGGTCGCGGCCTGGTTGGCCGGGCTGGGCGGCGCCGAGGTGGCGCTGCGGGCCGGTCGGGTGCTGCTCGGCTTCCTGCCGGCCTCCGCGCTCTACGCCGGGGGCGTCTACGTGGTCGGCCCGAACGCGGCACCGGCGACAGGGGTGTCGGTGGCCTTCGCCGGCCTGGTCGCGGTGGCCCTGGTCGGGGCACGCGCCCCGGGGCCGGACCCGACCGCCGGGCTGGCACCGGCGGTGCGGGCCACCGTCCGGGTCCGGGCGGCGGCGGTCACCGCCGCCGGGGTGGCGGTGGTGGTCGGGGCGGCGGCCCTGCTGGGTCCGGTGCTCGCCGGGCTGGTCGACGAGCGGCCGGTGGACCCGCGTCGCTACGTGCCGCCGCCCCGGGTGGAGTCGCTTGACGAGAACCCGCTGATCCGGATCTCCGGGTGGGCGCTGGACCCGCAGCGCAAGCTGCTGGACGTGTCGACCCGGCCCTCCACCGACGGGCCGACCACCATCCGGCTGGCGGTGCTCAGCGACTACGACGGGGTCACCTGGCGGGTGGGGGCGACCTACCGCACCGCCGGACGGGTCCTGCCGGTCGGGGAGCCGGGATCGGGGACGGTGGACACCGTCCGGCAGGAGATCACCGTGGCCGGGTTGACCGGTCGGCTGCTGCCGGCGGTGGCCACCCCCCGTTCGGTCGACGGCGCCCGGGTGGCGTACGACCCGGAGAGCGGGACGCTGATCCGACCGGAGGGGTTGGTACCGGGGTTGGCGTACACGGTCACCTCGGCACGGGAACGGCCGGACTCGAACCTGCTCGGCACCGCCGACGTACCTGCCGGCGCGGAGGTGGCCCGGGTGTTGCGGGTGGCCGACGGGACACCGGAACCGATGCGCCGGCTCGCCGCCCAACTCGCCGAGGAGAACGGCGCCCCGTACGCGCGGGCGGCGGCGGTGGAGCAGTTCCTCGCCGAGCACTACCGGCTGGTGGCGGACGCCCCGAGCGGGCACGCGTACCCGAATCTGGAGTTCTTCCTGTTCGGGCCGCGTAACGGCGGCGGTCAGCGGGGCACCTCCGAGCAGTTCGCCGCCGCCTTCGCGGTGCTGGGCCGGTTGGTCGGCCTACCCACCCGGGTGGTGGTGGGGTTCACCTCCCGGGGGGACGGGCCGGTCCGGGCCGCCGACGCGTACGCCTGGCCGGAGGTGCTCTTCGCCGGGGTGGGGTGGGTGCCGTTCGATCCGCTGCCCCGGCCGGACAGCGCGCCCCGCCCGGTGGAGGAGGACTTCCGACCGGCCCCGCAGAGCCCACCACCGTCGGAGGTGCCCGAGCCGACCCTGACCCCACCGACCACCCCACCGGCGGCGGCCGGGCCGGTGCGGAACGGTGACGGCCGGGACGGGTCGACGCCGGCGCTGGTGGTCGGCGGCGTGGGGGTGCTGCTGCTGGCCGGGATGACGGTGGGGGCGCTGGTCGGGCGGCGCCGGGCGCAGACCCGGGCCCGGTTGACCCGGGGCGATCCGGCAACCCGGGTGTTCGGCGCGTGGCGGCACGTCACGGACGCGCTACGACTGTCGGGGCGACCGGTCGGCGGGCAGCTCTCCGCCACCGAGGTGGCCGAACAGGCCCGGCGTGCCCTCGCCGAGGACTCCGGACGCGCCGGGGACTCCGGACGCGCCGGGGACGAGGTGCCGCTGACGGAGTTGGCCGGGCTGCTCAACCAGGCGGCCTTCGCCCCCGGCACGCTGACCGACGCCCAGGCCGATCGGGCCCGGGGTATCGCCGAGGGCTATGCGGCAGCCCTGCGGGCGGCCCGGCCCCGCTGGCGGCGGCTGCTCTGGTCGGTACGCCCCGGCCCGCTGCGCTGGCCCCGCTGA
- a CDS encoding DUF58 domain-containing protein: MGLTARGAGLLVAASALLGAGLRFAYPELTVLGAAGAVAVGQAVLGAARRPRLVVDRAADPDRVAVGEPARMTLTVRNAGRLRVTTLLAVDRCADRPVPVPLLRLRPGRDTTLGYDVPTRRRGVLPVGPLRVTRRDPLGLYAATRPYGPATVIRVHPRVFPLTAVPTGAGRSLDGRVDGVPHGSITFDSLREYVVGDELRRVHWRTSARVGELMVRENVDTSLPRIVVLLDNRAAAHPERAGGVAGSFESACEAAASLVVAAFRQDLPVVLLLVDPGDDRAADPPLDRLAAVALTDSGSDGVLGAMLTRLRGDRSGDTLVFLTGPGGRDDLGRVGALRGAYPSVVVGVLGAAGPTSAAAGPVVLDAVDGAAFAAAWDAVRRW, from the coding sequence ATGGGGCTCACCGCCCGGGGTGCCGGGTTGCTCGTCGCCGCGTCCGCGTTGCTGGGCGCGGGGCTGCGGTTCGCGTACCCGGAGCTGACCGTGCTGGGGGCGGCGGGCGCGGTGGCGGTCGGGCAGGCGGTGCTGGGCGCGGCCCGCCGCCCCCGGCTGGTGGTGGACCGCGCGGCCGACCCGGACCGGGTGGCGGTGGGCGAGCCCGCCCGGATGACGCTGACGGTCCGCAACGCCGGCCGGCTGCGGGTGACCACCCTGCTGGCCGTGGACCGCTGCGCGGACCGCCCGGTGCCGGTGCCGCTGCTGCGGCTGCGCCCCGGCCGGGACACCACCCTCGGGTACGACGTACCGACCCGTCGGCGTGGGGTGCTACCGGTGGGACCGCTGCGGGTGACCCGCCGCGACCCGCTGGGCCTGTACGCCGCGACCCGCCCGTACGGGCCGGCGACGGTGATCCGGGTGCATCCGCGGGTGTTCCCGTTGACGGCGGTGCCGACCGGGGCGGGGCGCAGTCTGGACGGTCGGGTGGACGGGGTGCCGCATGGGTCGATCACCTTCGACTCGTTACGCGAGTACGTGGTCGGCGACGAGTTGCGCCGGGTGCACTGGCGGACCAGCGCCCGGGTGGGTGAGCTGATGGTGCGGGAGAACGTGGACACCAGCCTGCCCCGGATCGTGGTGCTGTTGGACAACCGGGCCGCCGCCCACCCGGAGCGGGCCGGCGGGGTGGCCGGGTCGTTCGAGTCGGCTTGCGAGGCGGCGGCCTCACTGGTGGTGGCCGCGTTCCGCCAGGACCTGCCGGTGGTGCTGCTGCTCGTGGATCCGGGGGACGACCGGGCCGCCGATCCGCCGCTCGACCGGCTGGCCGCGGTGGCCCTGACCGACTCCGGCTCCGACGGGGTGCTGGGTGCGATGCTGACCCGGCTACGCGGGGACCGGTCCGGTGACACGCTGGTCTTCCTCACCGGCCCCGGTGGCCGCGACGACCTCGGCCGGGTGGGTGCGCTGCGCGGGGCGTACCCGTCGGTGGTGGTGGGGGTGCTCGGTGCGGCCGGGCCGACGTCCGCGGCGGCCGGGCCGGTGGTGCTCGACGCGGTCGACGGCGCGGCGTTCGCCGCCGCGTGGGACGCGGTGCGCCGATGGTGA
- a CDS encoding AAA family ATPase, with amino-acid sequence MNSTPEPLSQPEVQGFAALAARLAENVNAVVLGKPEVVRFALTALFAQGHVLLEDVPGVGKTTLARAVAATVQGQWRRIQFTPDLLPSDVSGVTIFNQATRGFEFHPGPVFANIVIADEINRASPKTQSALLEVMEERTVTVDGVRHPVPQPFLVVATQNPVEMDGTYRLPEAQLDRFLVKLSVGYPDEAIEVEVLRGATVRSPDSLQPVTDTATVGEMVRMARRVHIAEPLYGYAVRLATATRHHPQVRVGVSPRGVIALTRAACAYALIDGRGWIMPEDLKALVEPVFAHRLLLTADAQVRGVTAAEVLRQAVASVPVPLPSGQSTPTHG; translated from the coding sequence GTGAACAGCACCCCCGAACCGCTCAGCCAGCCGGAGGTCCAGGGTTTCGCCGCCCTGGCCGCCCGGTTGGCGGAGAACGTCAACGCGGTAGTGCTGGGCAAGCCGGAGGTGGTGCGGTTCGCGTTGACCGCCCTGTTCGCCCAGGGGCACGTGCTGCTGGAGGACGTCCCGGGGGTGGGCAAGACCACCCTGGCGCGGGCGGTGGCGGCCACCGTGCAGGGCCAGTGGCGGCGCATCCAGTTCACCCCGGACCTGCTCCCCTCGGACGTCTCCGGGGTGACGATCTTCAACCAGGCCACCCGGGGGTTCGAGTTCCACCCGGGGCCGGTGTTCGCCAACATCGTCATCGCCGACGAGATCAACCGGGCCTCGCCGAAGACCCAGTCGGCGCTGCTGGAGGTGATGGAGGAGCGGACGGTCACGGTGGACGGTGTCCGGCACCCGGTGCCGCAGCCGTTCCTGGTGGTCGCCACCCAGAACCCGGTGGAGATGGACGGCACGTACCGGCTGCCCGAGGCCCAGCTGGACCGGTTCCTGGTGAAGCTGTCGGTGGGTTACCCGGACGAGGCGATCGAGGTGGAGGTGCTGCGCGGGGCGACGGTCCGCTCCCCCGACTCGCTGCAACCGGTCACCGACACGGCCACCGTCGGGGAGATGGTCCGGATGGCCCGCCGGGTGCACATCGCCGAACCCCTCTACGGGTACGCCGTCCGGCTGGCCACGGCCACCCGCCACCATCCGCAGGTGCGGGTGGGGGTCAGCCCCCGGGGGGTGATCGCGCTGACCCGGGCGGCCTGCGCGTACGCGCTTATCGACGGCCGGGGGTGGATCATGCCGGAGGACCTGAAGGCGCTCGTCGAGCCGGTCTTCGCCCATCGGCTGCTGCTCACCGCCGACGCGCAGGTGCGTGGGGTGACCGCCGCCGAGGTGCTGCGTCAGGCGGTGGCGTCGGTGCCGGTGCCGCTGCCGTCGGGCCAGTCGACCCCGACGCACGGCTGA
- a CDS encoding fibronectin type III domain-containing protein, producing MASIDDAATADAGASRRRSRLRGGLVTVGTVTALVAALGLTLLGRGAAEDALASFDASSWLWSSARGELARVNGITARVDTRKEVPGARQHPVQVTQTDRLLVLRDLETGQVSALDLATLQITATTPTTPGLGVNVVLHDDAAFVVDAVRGVVRQLDPRSLVPVGDPVLFPPGITAGAFDGRGRLWIAVPAEGTVSAVTAAALPSGPVSGAADGRGPRRVETHPVAEPNHELVLSTLDEGVAVLDRTTGELVTVRAGQMRRTVLGATAGGALPARTSGPVVPVTIGGDRRVLAVGDGRVVTRFVVPGSGDRVGPAVAWAGRFYCADGVTGAVYSFDAAGQLVETIRPGRATGPLELEVRENHLFVNAPGSATARVVDDAHRVRTVDKYANDVLGGDPPPDPPPPPPPPKPRVGKPGAPRQVTATAGDARARVAWRPAAANGAAVLRYVVEGAGQRHEVGANQRAVEITELTNGATYTFSVHAVNTKGDGPARRSNPVTPTSAVPAPPAQVTAQARADGTVLVRWPAADGQGNRIARYAVTATSAGTNAPVGESRRTELVVPAGELTYGSQYAFTVTSVNDRGAASAASPISDTVVPFTAPGQPAGLRAATVADRPGTIAVRWSPAEANGRPVSRYQVDVGGRTSEVTDTATTVTGLGDGQNLMVRVKAVNEAGPGPEATATARTVAAPRVTVTGSSAEATSVTVTFTVDAGGGEPTCTAATGGKSATGSCASLRVTGLTPGTAYTVTVTASNAAGRGTDTRAQGTDPLYGVATCVNGPDGDQRTYCDSDVDGRNGNEVFSVPRQDDDKQVGWAKPGTRLRTYCRRQGENVDSWIYNDQKQSTWWVRVDYQGRNYIPWAWLNLAGGDDIAVLPTC from the coding sequence GTGGCCAGCATCGACGACGCCGCGACCGCCGACGCCGGAGCGTCCCGTCGGCGGTCCCGGCTACGGGGCGGGCTGGTCACTGTCGGCACGGTGACCGCGCTGGTGGCCGCGCTGGGGCTCACCCTGCTCGGCCGGGGTGCCGCCGAGGATGCGCTGGCCAGCTTCGACGCCAGCAGTTGGCTGTGGAGCAGCGCCCGGGGCGAGCTGGCCCGGGTCAACGGGATCACCGCCCGGGTGGACACCCGCAAGGAGGTCCCCGGGGCCCGGCAGCATCCGGTGCAGGTCACCCAGACCGACCGGCTGCTGGTCCTGCGGGATCTGGAGACCGGTCAGGTGAGCGCGCTCGACCTGGCCACGCTCCAGATCACCGCGACCACCCCCACGACGCCGGGGCTCGGGGTCAACGTGGTGCTGCACGACGACGCCGCGTTCGTGGTGGACGCGGTGCGGGGGGTGGTGCGGCAGCTCGACCCCCGTTCGCTGGTGCCGGTGGGCGACCCGGTGCTCTTTCCGCCGGGCATCACGGCCGGCGCGTTCGACGGTCGGGGTCGGTTGTGGATCGCGGTGCCGGCGGAGGGCACCGTCTCGGCGGTCACCGCCGCCGCGTTGCCGTCCGGGCCGGTGTCGGGGGCGGCCGACGGTCGGGGGCCCCGGCGGGTCGAGACCCATCCGGTGGCCGAGCCGAACCATGAGCTGGTCCTGTCCACCCTGGACGAGGGGGTGGCGGTGCTGGACCGGACCACAGGCGAGTTGGTGACGGTCCGGGCGGGGCAGATGCGGCGTACCGTGCTCGGGGCGACCGCCGGTGGCGCGCTGCCGGCGCGGACCAGCGGCCCGGTGGTGCCGGTGACGATCGGCGGCGACCGGCGGGTGCTCGCGGTCGGCGACGGCCGGGTGGTCACCCGGTTCGTCGTGCCGGGCAGCGGCGACCGGGTCGGGCCGGCCGTCGCCTGGGCCGGCCGGTTCTACTGTGCCGACGGGGTCACCGGCGCGGTCTACTCGTTCGACGCTGCCGGGCAGCTGGTGGAGACCATCCGCCCCGGTCGGGCGACCGGTCCGCTGGAGCTGGAGGTGCGGGAGAACCACCTGTTCGTCAATGCCCCGGGGTCGGCCACCGCCCGGGTGGTCGACGACGCGCACCGGGTGCGCACCGTCGACAAGTACGCCAACGACGTGCTGGGCGGGGATCCGCCGCCGGATCCGCCTCCGCCGCCACCGCCGCCGAAGCCCCGGGTGGGCAAGCCCGGTGCGCCCCGGCAGGTCACCGCCACCGCGGGTGACGCGCGGGCCCGGGTCGCCTGGCGGCCGGCCGCCGCGAACGGCGCGGCCGTCCTGCGGTACGTGGTGGAGGGCGCCGGTCAACGCCACGAGGTGGGGGCGAACCAGCGGGCCGTCGAGATCACCGAACTGACAAACGGGGCGACGTACACGTTCTCGGTGCACGCGGTGAACACGAAGGGCGACGGTCCGGCCCGGCGCAGCAACCCGGTGACCCCGACCTCGGCGGTGCCCGCCCCGCCGGCGCAGGTCACCGCGCAGGCCCGCGCCGACGGCACCGTGCTGGTGCGGTGGCCGGCCGCCGACGGGCAGGGCAACCGGATCGCCCGGTACGCGGTCACCGCGACCTCGGCCGGCACGAACGCCCCGGTCGGCGAGTCGCGGCGCACCGAGCTGGTGGTGCCGGCCGGCGAGTTGACGTACGGCTCCCAGTACGCGTTCACGGTGACCTCGGTCAACGACCGGGGCGCCGCCTCGGCGGCCTCCCCGATCAGCGACACGGTGGTGCCGTTCACCGCTCCCGGCCAGCCGGCGGGGTTGCGGGCGGCCACCGTGGCCGACCGGCCGGGCACGATCGCGGTGCGGTGGTCGCCTGCGGAGGCGAACGGCAGGCCGGTGAGCCGGTACCAGGTCGACGTGGGCGGGCGGACCAGCGAGGTGACCGACACCGCGACGACTGTCACCGGGCTGGGCGACGGGCAGAACCTGATGGTCCGGGTGAAGGCGGTCAACGAGGCCGGACCGGGGCCGGAGGCCACCGCCACCGCGCGTACGGTGGCGGCGCCCCGGGTGACGGTGACCGGGTCGTCGGCGGAGGCGACGTCGGTGACTGTGACGTTCACCGTGGACGCCGGCGGCGGGGAGCCGACCTGCACCGCCGCCACCGGGGGGAAGAGCGCCACGGGCAGCTGCGCCAGCCTGCGGGTGACCGGCCTGACCCCGGGTACGGCGTACACGGTGACCGTCACGGCCAGCAACGCCGCCGGCCGGGGCACGGACACCCGGGCGCAGGGCACCGACCCGTTGTACGGCGTGGCGACCTGCGTCAACGGGCCGGACGGCGACCAGCGCACCTACTGCGACTCCGACGTGGACGGCCGCAACGGCAACGAGGTCTTCTCGGTGCCCCGGCAGGACGACGACAAGCAGGTCGGCTGGGCGAAGCCGGGCACCCGGCTGCGGACGTACTGTCGGCGGCAGGGCGAGAACGTCGACTCCTGGATCTACAACGACCAGAAGCAGAGCACCTGGTGGGTACGGGTCGACTACCAGGGGCGCAACTACATCCCCTGGGCCTGGCTCAACCTGGCCGGCGGTGACGACATCGCCGTACTACCCACCTGCTGA
- a CDS encoding fibronectin type III domain-containing protein: protein MLAPPGPAPDGGPAAHVHLPPMEGTGYPELAPSYPVRAGGPPGRGRLVAVTAGVVVLLAVGGTIGAVMLGRESTGPGQSTGAAPEGTAGPPPDDLKLRDDAATITVTWSDPSNGSVPFMVAGGRTGRALGVMATVDPGQTSFTVNGLNAEVDYCFTVLAVYSTNAFATSGQVCTDRVRPSPSG from the coding sequence ATGCTCGCCCCACCGGGGCCGGCACCGGACGGAGGGCCGGCCGCCCACGTACACCTGCCGCCGATGGAGGGAACGGGGTATCCCGAGCTCGCGCCGTCGTACCCGGTGCGGGCGGGTGGGCCGCCCGGCCGGGGTCGGCTGGTGGCCGTGACGGCGGGGGTGGTGGTGCTGCTGGCTGTCGGGGGCACGATCGGTGCGGTCATGCTGGGCCGGGAATCGACCGGTCCGGGACAGTCGACGGGTGCCGCCCCCGAAGGTACGGCCGGGCCGCCGCCGGACGACCTGAAGCTGCGCGACGACGCCGCCACCATCACGGTCACCTGGTCCGATCCGAGCAACGGGTCGGTGCCGTTCATGGTCGCGGGTGGACGGACCGGGCGGGCGCTCGGAGTGATGGCCACAGTCGACCCGGGACAGACCAGTTTCACCGTCAACGGCCTGAACGCCGAGGTGGACTACTGCTTCACCGTGTTGGCGGTCTACTCGACGAACGCGTTCGCCACCTCCGGTCAGGTCTGTACCGACCGGGTACGACCGTCGCCGAGCGGCTGA
- a CDS encoding AbrB/MazE/SpoVT family DNA-binding domain-containing protein has product MAALDASGRIADSGVVRALGWVPGTRLHIHEGAGLVVLRADRQGVFTVTGQGHLRLPAAVRQWCGLAAGDRLLLAACPADGLLVVHPPAAVDAMVGPVHAAVLGGGRP; this is encoded by the coding sequence GTGGCGGCTCTGGATGCCAGTGGTCGGATCGCCGACAGTGGGGTCGTTCGTGCGCTCGGTTGGGTGCCGGGCACCCGGCTGCACATCCATGAGGGTGCCGGTCTGGTGGTGCTCCGCGCGGATCGGCAGGGCGTGTTCACGGTGACCGGTCAGGGTCATCTGCGGCTGCCGGCGGCGGTGCGGCAGTGGTGCGGGTTGGCGGCGGGTGACCGGCTGCTGCTGGCGGCCTGTCCTGCGGATGGGTTGTTGGTGGTGCATCCTCCGGCGGCTGTGGACGCGATGGTTGGCCCGGTGCACGCTGCTGTGCTCGGTGGTGGTCGGCCGTGA
- a CDS encoding tyrosine-type recombinase/integrase has protein sequence MTDGAVGRAELDAARLLLARMGISPADLVEAAAVRPVAPTFAEYVPVVSAAVTAGTRRAYGSYWKRVVEHWGQRRLDEPSPSEIEWLAEYVRTHVVARRNARGGRSAAEHLIAALRCLYKRAVADGFIAAADNPAVKVAKPRRLASTRRAVADARLAEINAVAAGTGDDPVLDSLLLRLHTETACRRGGALALRPVDLDPDQCLILLREKGDTVRWQPVSPTLMRHLQRHAEERHASARGQLLRYRNGQPITYRRYDHLWVRIGEHLPWVWVQQISTHWLRHTTLTWVERNFGYAVARAYAGHADSGGDVGTTTTYVRASLQEVAAALAALTNEPHPLA, from the coding sequence GTGACCGATGGTGCGGTGGGGCGGGCGGAGTTGGACGCGGCCCGGTTGTTGTTGGCGCGGATGGGGATCTCGCCGGCTGATCTGGTGGAGGCGGCGGCGGTGCGGCCGGTGGCGCCGACGTTCGCGGAGTACGTGCCGGTCGTGTCGGCGGCGGTGACCGCGGGTACGCGGCGGGCGTACGGGTCGTACTGGAAGCGGGTGGTGGAGCACTGGGGGCAGCGGCGGTTGGATGAGCCGAGCCCGTCGGAGATCGAGTGGTTGGCGGAGTACGTCAGGACGCATGTGGTGGCGCGTCGCAATGCGCGGGGTGGGCGGAGCGCGGCGGAGCATCTGATCGCGGCGTTGCGGTGTTTGTACAAGCGGGCGGTGGCGGACGGGTTCATCGCGGCGGCGGACAATCCGGCGGTGAAGGTGGCCAAGCCGCGGCGGTTGGCGAGTACCAGGCGGGCGGTGGCTGATGCCCGGTTGGCGGAGATCAATGCGGTCGCGGCGGGTACGGGTGATGATCCGGTGTTGGACAGTCTGTTGTTGCGGTTGCACACCGAGACGGCGTGCCGGCGGGGTGGGGCGTTGGCGTTGCGTCCGGTGGATCTGGATCCGGATCAGTGTCTGATCCTGTTGCGGGAGAAGGGTGACACGGTGCGGTGGCAGCCGGTGTCACCGACGTTGATGCGGCATCTGCAGCGGCACGCGGAGGAGCGTCATGCTTCGGCGCGGGGCCAGTTGCTGCGGTACCGCAACGGGCAGCCGATCACGTACCGGCGGTACGACCATCTGTGGGTGCGTATCGGTGAGCATCTGCCGTGGGTGTGGGTGCAGCAGATCAGCACTCACTGGTTGCGGCATACGACGTTGACGTGGGTGGAGCGGAACTTCGGTTACGCGGTGGCCCGTGCCTATGCCGGTCATGCCGACAGTGGCGGTGATGTCGGTACGACCACGACGTATGTTCGGGCGAGTCTGCAGGAGGTCGCCGCCGCATTGGCGGCCTTGACGAACGAGCCGCATCCCCTCGCATGA